The following are from one region of the Petrotoga mobilis SJ95 genome:
- the rfbA gene encoding glucose-1-phosphate thymidylyltransferase RfbA, whose amino-acid sequence MKGIILAGGNGTRLYPITKGLSKQLLPIYDKPMIYYPLSTIMLAGIREILIISNPAYIDMYKRLLNDGSHLGLKIEYKIQEKPRGLADAFIVGEDFVGEDSACLILGDNVFYGQDFVPKLKKAAKLEKGAIIFGYYVNNPTEFGVVEFDENNKAVSLEEKPSNPKSKYAVPGLYFYDNTVVEKAKNLQPSDRGELEITDLNRIYLEENELNVEVLGRGIAWLDTGTYDGLANAADFVRTIQKRTGLYIACLEEIAYRNKWITKEELIKLGKEYEKTEYGQYILRFASDIN is encoded by the coding sequence GTGAAAGGCATAATCCTTGCAGGGGGAAATGGCACAAGACTTTACCCTATCACTAAAGGGCTAAGTAAACAACTTCTTCCGATATACGATAAACCAATGATCTACTATCCACTATCAACGATAATGTTGGCAGGGATAAGAGAAATTTTAATAATTTCTAATCCAGCATATATTGATATGTACAAAAGACTATTAAACGATGGAAGTCATTTAGGGCTAAAGATAGAATACAAAATTCAAGAAAAACCAAGAGGGCTAGCCGACGCTTTCATTGTTGGCGAAGATTTTGTTGGTGAAGATAGTGCTTGTTTAATCCTTGGAGATAATGTTTTTTATGGGCAAGACTTTGTTCCAAAATTAAAAAAAGCCGCAAAGTTAGAAAAAGGTGCTATCATTTTTGGATATTATGTAAATAATCCAACAGAATTTGGAGTTGTAGAATTTGATGAAAATAACAAAGCGGTTAGTTTAGAAGAAAAACCTTCGAATCCAAAGTCAAAGTACGCAGTACCTGGATTATATTTTTATGATAACACTGTAGTAGAAAAAGCAAAAAATCTCCAACCTTCAGATAGAGGAGAGCTAGAAATAACCGATTTGAATAGAATATATTTAGAAGAAAATGAATTGAATGTTGAAGTCTTAGGAAGAGGTATAGCATGGTTAGACACAGGTACTTACGATGGACTTGCAAATGCCGCTGACTTTGTTAGAACCATTCAAAAAAGAACTGGTTTATACATCGCTTGTTTGGAAGAAATAGCCTACAGGAACAAATGGATAACAAAAGAAGAATTGATTAAATTGGGTAAAGAATATGAAAAGACTGAATATGGTCAATACATTCTTAGATTTGCGAGTGATATAAATTGA
- a CDS encoding EpsG family protein, whose protein sequence is MEYRKTLNIDRGEKMILGLLFSLQHLISILIYYNKKYKFFFIVSSIMVFMIIYFLKPDTYDIPSYVAAVDYPYFEPLFSFLIILLRSFFNNRNVILVIQFLIGILTYLSIRLYIKSSKNKVNKCISLIFAFFSTAFTLGVNNGLRQYMASLIVFIAIWFFLNNKIIYSLIIFAFAPFIHLSSSMFYFLVIFIIYFAKKRYFFKEKHPLSLLGFSLNINLVRLLFLSISIVLIILLPIIISYTYYATYLNFNITEGRIDFTIKYLPILLIFLLSEYYFGKIKKEDYIFSQLRIVRAFFIIFMFMFIFFNTWNEMASRILSFYFTLEMFILSLSYVKGYRRGALIINLSYAFAINAINVIGKI, encoded by the coding sequence ATGGAATACAGAAAGACATTAAATATAGATAGGGGAGAAAAAATGATTTTAGGTCTTTTATTTTCTTTACAACATCTTATATCTATTCTCATTTATTATAATAAAAAATACAAATTTTTTTTCATAGTTTCTTCTATTATGGTCTTTATGATAATATATTTCCTAAAACCCGATACATACGACATACCATCCTACGTTGCTGCAGTAGATTATCCTTACTTCGAACCTTTATTTTCTTTTTTAATAATACTATTAAGGTCATTTTTTAACAATCGAAACGTAATTCTTGTTATTCAGTTTTTGATAGGAATATTAACTTACCTAAGCATAAGACTATATATTAAAAGTTCGAAAAATAAGGTAAATAAATGCATATCATTGATTTTTGCTTTTTTTTCTACCGCCTTTACTTTAGGGGTTAATAATGGGCTAAGGCAATACATGGCGAGTTTAATCGTTTTTATTGCTATTTGGTTCTTTTTGAATAATAAGATAATTTATTCTTTAATTATTTTCGCTTTTGCCCCTTTTATTCATTTGAGTTCTTCAATGTTTTATTTTCTTGTTATCTTTATAATTTACTTTGCAAAAAAAAGATATTTTTTTAAAGAAAAGCACCCTCTCTCTCTTTTAGGATTCAGCCTTAATATTAATTTAGTAAGGTTGTTATTTTTATCTATTAGTATAGTTCTTATAATATTACTTCCGATTATAATTAGTTATACCTATTATGCTACTTATCTTAACTTTAATATTACCGAGGGTAGGATAGACTTCACAATAAAGTATTTACCTATATTATTGATATTTTTACTAAGTGAGTACTATTTCGGAAAGATAAAAAAAGAAGACTACATTTTTTCTCAATTAAGGATTGTTAGAGCATTCTTTATAATTTTTATGTTTATGTTCATTTTTTTTAATACTTGGAATGAAATGGCTTCTAGAATTTTGAGTTTTTACTTTACTTTGGAAATGTTTATATTATCTTTATCTTATGTAAAAGGCTATAGAAGAGGTGCTCTAATTATAAATTTAAGTTATGCTTTTGCTATAAATGCAATAAATGTTATTGGTAAAATATAA
- the wecB gene encoding non-hydrolyzing UDP-N-acetylglucosamine 2-epimerase, which produces MKLISLIGARPQIIKEAIINKEFEKKGIKEILVHSGQHYDFNMSDVFFQVLNIRKADYNLGVGSATHAQMTAKTMIEFEKVVLKEHPDIILVYGDTNTTLAGAIVGAKLKIPVAHVEAGIRQEPKDMPEEINRVLTDRISKYLFCPSEVAVNNLKKESITEGVHFTGDIMYDLFLKMRPYFKEDIIDELSLEENKYIVTTIHRDFNTDSKEKLENILKELDKISKEIKVVFPIHPRTKKKIDEFNLNKYTKDILLIEPLDYLSMMGLVQKSLLVITDSGGLQKEAYFARKRAIVVMPDTGWRELTQADWNILSEPDEIKNKMDYIMNNEISSNVENIYGDGKPGEKIVKLLSI; this is translated from the coding sequence ATGAAACTAATCAGTTTGATAGGAGCTCGTCCGCAGATAATCAAAGAAGCGATTATAAATAAAGAATTTGAGAAAAAAGGAATAAAAGAAATCTTGGTTCATTCTGGCCAACATTACGACTTCAATATGTCAGATGTGTTCTTTCAAGTTTTAAACATAAGAAAAGCCGATTACAATTTAGGAGTAGGTTCAGCAACGCATGCTCAAATGACGGCTAAAACCATGATAGAGTTTGAAAAGGTTGTATTAAAAGAACATCCTGATATTATATTAGTATATGGAGACACAAATACTACATTAGCTGGAGCAATAGTAGGAGCAAAATTAAAGATCCCTGTTGCACACGTGGAAGCTGGAATAAGGCAAGAACCAAAGGACATGCCTGAAGAAATAAATAGAGTATTAACAGATAGAATATCAAAATACCTATTTTGTCCTTCTGAAGTAGCTGTAAACAACTTAAAAAAGGAAAGTATCACTGAAGGAGTGCATTTCACAGGAGATATAATGTACGATCTTTTTTTAAAGATGAGACCATATTTCAAAGAAGATATTATAGACGAATTGAGTTTGGAAGAAAATAAATACATAGTGACTACAATTCATAGAGATTTCAATACAGATAGTAAAGAAAAACTAGAGAATATATTAAAAGAGTTAGATAAAATATCAAAAGAAATAAAGGTTGTCTTTCCCATACATCCAAGAACCAAAAAGAAAATAGATGAATTCAATCTTAACAAATACACAAAAGATATTCTACTGATAGAACCTCTTGATTACTTAAGTATGATGGGATTGGTACAAAAAAGCCTTCTTGTAATAACAGACAGTGGAGGGTTGCAAAAAGAAGCATACTTTGCAAGGAAAAGAGCGATAGTTGTTATGCCAGACACAGGCTGGAGAGAGTTAACACAAGCAGATTGGAATATACTAAGTGAACCTGATGAAATCAAAAATAAGATGGATTATATAATGAACAACGAAATATCTTCAAATGTAGAAAACATATATGGAGACGGGAAACCAGGGGAAAAGATAGTAAAATTATTAAGCATTTGA
- a CDS encoding glycosyltransferase family 4 protein has protein sequence MDQKRLVLISGIVGPMKSSNQSFINTVKGYLDNGFKVYHFAFYSKKNQKYELSALLKYENYKFFGIPNFLSYFVNGRKRKKNHKKNHNFWQLPNPNEIIKPHSELTKSQFIFKLLYDIFESLRQLIITPFLKPDIIYAYEIYAVMPGCLISKILNKPFVKRFQGTFIDKDNIESKTTLFHKKAYEKDCTLNIITNDGTKGDVVLKKLGFKDDKILFLLSGLDERITKPAEKIKIQELKGKLKLEDKDLVLGIFNRFYPFKRVDRAVQLIKELKKEINNPHLLIGGMSGPMEIPIKKFVKDNKLENYVTFLGQVKYDDMLTYYNICDVILILNDYANTGNQLLEAAYLGKQTIATDDGSNSKVLKFDNIHYVNPHNFLEEALKDALEIYKNKDRVKEKINKDILTWEERMKIEINKIDEIIAKWDK, from the coding sequence GTGGATCAAAAAAGACTTGTCTTAATTTCTGGCATAGTGGGCCCAATGAAGTCAAGCAATCAATCATTTATAAATACTGTGAAAGGATACTTAGACAATGGCTTTAAAGTATATCATTTTGCATTTTACAGTAAAAAAAATCAAAAATATGAATTATCTGCATTGTTAAAATATGAAAATTACAAATTTTTCGGTATACCAAATTTTCTGTCATATTTTGTGAATGGCCGAAAGAGAAAAAAGAATCATAAAAAGAATCATAATTTTTGGCAACTTCCAAATCCAAATGAAATAATAAAACCCCATTCAGAACTAACTAAAAGTCAATTTATTTTTAAATTACTTTATGATATTTTTGAAAGTTTAAGACAACTTATAATTACCCCCTTTTTAAAACCTGATATTATTTATGCTTATGAAATATACGCTGTAATGCCAGGATGCTTGATATCTAAAATCTTAAATAAACCTTTTGTTAAAAGATTTCAGGGCACTTTTATTGATAAAGATAATATAGAATCAAAAACTACTCTATTCCATAAAAAGGCATACGAAAAAGATTGTACTTTGAACATTATAACAAATGATGGAACAAAAGGAGATGTGGTGTTAAAAAAATTAGGTTTTAAAGATGATAAGATACTATTCTTATTAAGCGGTTTAGATGAAAGGATCACCAAACCAGCTGAAAAGATTAAAATTCAAGAATTAAAAGGCAAATTAAAATTAGAAGATAAAGACTTAGTTCTCGGGATATTTAACAGATTTTACCCATTCAAAAGAGTAGACAGAGCAGTTCAACTCATAAAGGAATTAAAAAAGGAGATAAACAATCCCCATCTTCTTATTGGAGGCATGAGTGGCCCTATGGAAATACCTATAAAAAAATTTGTAAAAGATAATAAACTCGAAAATTACGTTACATTCTTAGGCCAAGTTAAATATGACGACATGCTTACTTATTATAATATTTGTGATGTGATTTTAATATTAAATGATTATGCGAATACGGGGAATCAATTACTGGAAGCTGCTTATTTAGGTAAGCAAACTATAGCTACTGATGATGGAAGTAATTCAAAAGTTTTGAAATTTGATAATATACACTATGTCAATCCACACAATTTCTTAGAAGAAGCTTTAAAAGATGCTTTAGAAATATATAAAAATAAAGACAGAGTAAAAGAAAAAATAAATAAAGATATATTGACTTGGGAAGAAAGAATGAAAATAGAAATAAATAAAATAGATGAAATTATTGCAAAGTGGGACAAATAA
- a CDS encoding acyltransferase codes for MSNSFYSQEELKEIGFKKVGNNVLISKKASIYSPEKIEIGNNVRIDDFCILSGNIMLGNYIHIAASSLLYGSEKGIIMEDFTTLSSKVSVYAISDDYSGNSLTNPTIPDKYKKLDKGPVILRKHVIIGSGTVILPNIIIGEGTAVGALSLVKKNLEEWSIYAGNPIKKIKGRSKNLIELEEQFLNEKE; via the coding sequence ATGTCAAATTCATTTTATTCTCAAGAAGAATTAAAAGAAATAGGGTTTAAGAAAGTAGGAAACAATGTTCTTATAAGTAAAAAAGCAAGCATATATAGTCCGGAAAAAATAGAAATAGGAAACAATGTAAGAATAGATGACTTTTGTATATTGAGTGGAAATATCATGTTAGGCAATTACATTCATATTGCTGCCAGTTCATTGTTGTATGGCAGTGAAAAAGGTATAATTATGGAAGATTTTACAACTTTATCTTCTAAAGTTTCTGTATATGCCATTTCTGATGATTATAGCGGTAACTCTTTAACTAATCCAACGATTCCCGATAAATATAAGAAGCTTGATAAAGGGCCTGTGATTTTGAGAAAACATGTAATAATTGGGTCGGGAACAGTAATATTACCAAATATAATTATTGGAGAAGGAACAGCCGTGGGTGCCCTAAGTTTAGTGAAAAAAAACTTAGAAGAATGGTCAATATATGCAGGTAATCCGATAAAAAAAATAAAAGGCAGAAGTAAGAATTTAATAGAATTAGAAGAACAATTTTTAAATGAAAAAGAGTGA
- a CDS encoding winged helix-turn-helix transcriptional regulator, whose protein sequence is MQDNEILILEELEKNSNITQRGLSEKTGLSLGMVNRLLKKFIKKGFVKLERLNNKSFRYILTPEGFKEKSKKTIEYMKIYYRRTLLIKQNIERIIQTYGRNRTYVLFGKDKEMKEIIEGILKELRVKYITENELEKIESTNVVLYWNVEDWEKLEGLKCEFLMGEKV, encoded by the coding sequence ATGCAAGATAATGAGATACTCATTCTAGAAGAATTAGAAAAGAATTCTAACATAACTCAAAGAGGTCTTTCAGAAAAAACAGGGTTATCCTTGGGAATGGTAAATAGACTTTTAAAAAAGTTCATCAAAAAAGGGTTTGTCAAATTAGAAAGATTGAACAACAAGAGTTTCAGGTACATATTAACGCCAGAAGGCTTCAAAGAAAAGAGTAAAAAGACAATAGAGTATATGAAAATATACTATAGAAGAACATTACTGATAAAACAAAACATAGAAAGAATAATACAAACATATGGAAGAAATAGAACTTACGTTCTATTTGGGAAAGATAAAGAAATGAAGGAAATAATAGAAGGGATATTGAAAGAGTTGAGAGTTAAATACATAACAGAAAACGAGCTTGAAAAAATAGAAAGTACAAACGTTGTACTATACTGGAATGTTGAAGATTGGGAAAAACTTGAAGGGTTAAAGTGTGAGTTTTTGATGGGGGAAAAGGTATAA
- a CDS encoding TDP-N-acetylfucosamine:lipid II N-acetylfucosaminyltransferase, translated as MKETEILHIISGTSNYNINFIKFVYSYFNIDKQRLIILGKNNGFYDSKILFISKKKEVFKLIKEMRKAEKIFVHSLFSPHLVLLLFLQPWLLKKSYWVLWGGDLYYYKFRNKNLKSNFYEFIRKRVIKNFAHIVALVPGDYYLAKNWYKTKAQYHYAFYPNPIDYEYLDKIKNSKKETDRIVIQVGNSADPMNKHIEILNKLSRFKEKNIEIITPLSYGDQKWAKTVSEAGKKLYGEKYQPLLEFLPSEEYSKILNSVDIAIFNHDRQQALGNILALLYLGKKVFIKSDITPWDFFKGKGLIVFDTYGLDNLTFDELIYMDKNLKERNREIIAKEFSEEKCAELWRNIFEN; from the coding sequence ATGAAAGAGACAGAAATTTTGCATATAATAAGTGGAACTTCAAATTACAACATCAACTTCATAAAATTTGTTTATAGCTATTTTAATATTGACAAACAAAGATTAATTATATTGGGTAAAAATAACGGATTCTATGATTCAAAAATATTGTTTATTTCTAAAAAAAAAGAGGTTTTTAAACTAATTAAAGAAATGCGTAAAGCAGAAAAGATTTTTGTTCATTCATTGTTTTCTCCTCATTTAGTGTTATTATTATTTTTACAACCATGGTTACTAAAAAAATCGTATTGGGTTCTATGGGGCGGAGATTTATACTATTACAAATTTAGGAATAAAAATCTAAAATCTAATTTTTATGAATTTATAAGAAAACGAGTGATAAAAAATTTTGCGCATATAGTTGCTTTAGTTCCTGGAGACTATTATTTAGCTAAGAATTGGTACAAAACAAAAGCACAGTATCACTATGCTTTTTATCCTAATCCTATTGATTATGAATATTTGGATAAAATAAAAAATAGCAAAAAGGAAACAGATAGAATAGTTATTCAGGTTGGTAATTCCGCGGACCCAATGAATAAACACATTGAAATACTCAACAAATTATCAAGATTTAAAGAAAAAAACATTGAAATAATAACGCCACTCTCTTATGGAGATCAGAAATGGGCGAAAACGGTTTCTGAAGCTGGCAAGAAATTATATGGAGAAAAATATCAGCCTTTGCTGGAATTTTTACCTTCAGAAGAATATTCAAAAATACTCAATTCTGTAGATATAGCTATTTTTAATCATGATAGACAACAAGCCCTTGGGAATATATTAGCTCTCCTGTATTTAGGGAAGAAAGTTTTTATAAAAAGCGACATAACGCCATGGGACTTTTTCAAGGGAAAAGGCTTAATTGTGTTCGACACATATGGATTAGATAATTTAACTTTTGATGAGCTCATTTATATGGATAAAAATTTGAAGGAAAGAAACAGGGAAATCATAGCGAAAGAATTTTCAGAAGAAAAATGTGCTGAATTATGGAGAAATATATTTGAAAATTAA
- a CDS encoding glycosyltransferase, with amino-acid sequence MIIKVFIFTLLIMPIALSGVSILHILFRKNEQIIVHTKENELKFVSVLVPAFNEESNIANKINNILSLDYPKNKLEIIIGSDGSTDNTVAICQRFASKFDNVIYIEEKRGGKANIINKLVTRAKGEYVLITDADTLIMNKDALKIAQSLNKDFVSAKLSYPKNTYWNLDYAIRSFESKFNRLLTSNGAFMFLKKEFFEPLPKYIIADDLFIPLTVLIKKGKSVLSEQIYCSTEDETLTFPKYFNKRARVIKGGLQTSFLLFRKLLINDFLSTIFLLSHKILRWFFLLLLFLNIFIFFGLKYFLLSVLFIFLLLIIKKTRYFLIDMIIPFFLIIDIAKLKNRDHSGWNTERH; translated from the coding sequence TTGATCATTAAAGTATTTATATTTACTCTTCTAATCATGCCTATAGCTTTATCAGGGGTTAGCATTTTACATATCTTATTTAGGAAAAATGAACAAATTATTGTACATACAAAAGAAAATGAATTAAAATTTGTGAGTGTTTTAGTACCTGCTTTTAATGAGGAAAGTAATATTGCTAACAAAATAAATAATATATTATCTTTAGATTATCCAAAAAATAAATTAGAAATAATTATAGGATCAGATGGTTCAACTGATAATACTGTTGCAATCTGCCAGAGATTCGCAAGTAAATTTGATAACGTAATCTATATTGAAGAAAAAAGAGGTGGAAAGGCGAATATAATCAATAAATTAGTAACTAGAGCTAAAGGAGAATATGTCCTTATTACAGATGCAGACACATTAATAATGAATAAAGATGCATTAAAAATTGCCCAGTCTTTAAATAAAGATTTTGTTAGCGCTAAACTATCTTACCCAAAAAATACTTATTGGAATCTAGATTATGCCATTAGGTCTTTTGAAAGCAAGTTTAATAGACTTTTAACTTCAAATGGTGCATTCATGTTTTTAAAAAAAGAATTTTTTGAACCACTTCCCAAATACATTATAGCTGATGACCTTTTTATTCCTTTAACAGTACTTATAAAAAAAGGAAAATCTGTTCTTTCTGAGCAAATATATTGTTCTACAGAAGACGAAACGCTCACTTTTCCAAAATATTTTAACAAAAGAGCCCGTGTAATAAAAGGAGGTTTACAAACATCTTTTTTGTTGTTTAGAAAACTCTTAATAAATGATTTTTTGTCGACGATTTTTTTGTTATCTCATAAAATTTTAAGATGGTTTTTTTTGCTTCTCTTATTCCTTAATATATTCATTTTTTTTGGTCTGAAATATTTTTTGCTTTCAGTACTATTTATTTTTTTGCTTCTGATAATCAAAAAAACAAGGTATTTCCTAATCGATATGATAATTCCATTTTTTTTAATTATAGATATAGCGAAATTAAAGAACAGAGATCACTCTGGATGGAATACAGAAAGACATTAA
- a CDS encoding sugar transferase — protein MQKAAIHLLDISLIFIMNTFLLNLPITISSITSLIIYLGIYSFRTYDTETMKSYTESLIKTTVGTLVSFIVILIIYFFLGKYFNRYFFLSNLLYTITLLPIIHKIEYNIYKKYMPVKNYLVIGRKEEIGNIMEEISEKSLNKIKFTQYINPNPVTLDEIIKQNTQKTLTQTLHGIVITDPELEERVKPQIQNYKAEGLEIQYLPNMVEKYLKRIPIEVAQSFKEYYEIVFQNVQPSPSQKIIDKFFGTLLLILFSPFMLIISLAILIEDGKPIIYKQKRMGKDEQIFIINKFRSLKEAEIDPNDPNKDIEKRVLKSGKIIRKLRLDELPQFLNIIKGNMSIVGPRPEMLEFHNMMSNRIPFYNYRLKLNPGITGWAQIHYKHTSTLEEYIKKTEYDLYYIKNQNILLDIKIMFKTLETIVGMRGTR, from the coding sequence TCATTATGAACACCTTCCTATTGAACCTACCAATAACAATCTCATCAATCACATCTCTAATAATATACCTCGGGATATACTCCTTCAGAACATACGACACCGAAACGATGAAAAGTTACACAGAATCTCTAATAAAAACCACCGTTGGAACTCTTGTGAGTTTCATCGTTATACTAATTATCTACTTCTTTCTCGGTAAGTACTTCAACAGATACTTTTTCCTTTCTAACTTATTGTACACAATAACCCTCTTGCCAATAATACACAAAATAGAATACAATATCTACAAAAAATATATGCCTGTAAAAAACTACCTCGTAATAGGCAGAAAAGAAGAAATAGGCAACATAATGGAAGAAATCTCAGAAAAATCGCTCAACAAAATAAAGTTCACACAATACATAAACCCAAATCCAGTAACACTCGATGAAATAATAAAACAAAACACACAAAAAACATTAACCCAAACGCTACATGGCATAGTAATAACAGACCCAGAATTAGAAGAAAGGGTAAAACCACAGATACAAAACTACAAAGCAGAAGGTTTAGAGATTCAATACTTACCGAACATGGTAGAAAAATACCTAAAACGCATACCAATAGAAGTTGCTCAAAGTTTCAAAGAATATTACGAGATAGTGTTTCAAAACGTTCAACCATCTCCATCACAAAAGATAATTGACAAGTTCTTTGGAACATTACTTTTAATACTATTCTCTCCATTTATGTTAATAATAAGCTTGGCTATACTGATTGAAGATGGCAAACCCATTATTTACAAACAAAAAAGAATGGGAAAAGACGAACAAATATTCATTATCAACAAATTTAGATCCTTGAAAGAGGCGGAAATAGACCCAAATGACCCAAACAAAGATATAGAAAAACGTGTTTTAAAAAGTGGAAAAATAATAAGAAAGTTAAGACTTGACGAACTGCCTCAATTTTTGAATATAATAAAAGGGAATATGTCTATTGTAGGTCCCAGGCCAGAAATGCTGGAGTTTCATAACATGATGTCAAACCGAATTCCTTTCTACAATTACAGACTCAAACTAAACCCAGGAATAACCGGTTGGGCTCAGATACACTACAAGCATACATCAACCCTTGAAGAATACATAAAAAAAACAGAATATGATCTGTATTACATAAAAAATCAAAATATTCTTCTGGACATTAAAATAATGTTTAAAACTCTTGAAACAATAGTAGGAATGAGGGGGACAAGGTGA
- a CDS encoding DegT/DnrJ/EryC1/StrS family aminotransferase, with protein MNKKILVTKSSIPDLDEYVEELKDLWETRWLTNMGVKHQLLEEKLKEYLDTENITLFVNGHLALESIIQAMDLKGEVITTPFTFISTTHAIVRSGLTPVFCDISYDDYTIDVSKIEDLITERTSAIIPVHVYGNICDYQEIDRIAKKYNLIVIYDAAHAFGERIDGRNVSNLGDASIFSFHATKVFNTIEGGAVTYKKNELKEKLDQIKNFGITGPESIESVGGNAKMNEFQAAMGICNLRHVDDEIEKRKKVVERYRERLSDIKGIKLYEEKENVKSNYAYFPVLFDGYKATRDEIFEELKKNNIFARKYFYPLTNDAQCYKNKFNVEETPTAKYVSERILTLPLYADLELSDVDRICDIIRNI; from the coding sequence ATGAATAAAAAAATTTTGGTTACTAAATCATCTATTCCTGATTTAGATGAATATGTTGAAGAACTCAAAGACCTATGGGAAACTCGTTGGTTAACTAACATGGGAGTTAAACATCAATTATTAGAAGAAAAACTGAAGGAATATTTAGATACGGAAAACATTACACTTTTTGTTAATGGGCACTTAGCCCTGGAAAGCATAATCCAAGCAATGGATTTAAAAGGAGAAGTTATAACTACTCCATTTACTTTTATTTCTACTACCCATGCAATAGTTAGAAGTGGTTTGACTCCAGTATTCTGTGATATTAGTTATGATGACTATACAATAGATGTATCTAAAATAGAAGATTTAATAACAGAAAGAACATCAGCTATAATACCAGTTCATGTATATGGTAACATTTGTGATTATCAGGAAATAGATAGAATAGCAAAAAAGTACAATTTAATAGTTATTTACGATGCTGCTCATGCTTTTGGTGAAAGAATTGATGGAAGAAATGTATCAAATCTTGGAGACGCCTCAATATTTAGTTTTCATGCTACAAAAGTATTCAATACTATTGAAGGTGGAGCCGTTACATATAAAAAGAACGAATTAAAAGAAAAGCTAGATCAAATAAAAAATTTTGGAATTACGGGGCCAGAAAGCATTGAATCTGTGGGCGGAAATGCCAAAATGAATGAATTTCAAGCTGCCATGGGTATATGCAATTTAAGGCATGTAGATGATGAAATAGAAAAGAGAAAAAAAGTAGTTGAAAGGTATAGAGAAAGACTTTCAGATATTAAGGGTATAAAACTTTATGAAGAAAAAGAAAATGTCAAAAGTAATTATGCATACTTTCCTGTTTTATTTGATGGTTATAAGGCAACTAGAGATGAAATATTTGAAGAGCTAAAGAAAAATAATATTTTTGCTAGAAAATACTTTTATCCACTAACTAACGATGCACAGTGCTATAAAAATAAATTCAACGTAGAAGAAACACCTACTGCAAAATATGTCTCGGAAAGAATTTTAACCTTGCCTTTATATGCTGATTTAGAATTATCAGATGTAGATCGAATATGTGATATTATAAGAAATATTTGA